The following are encoded together in the Acinetobacter radioresistens DSM 6976 = NBRC 102413 = CIP 103788 genome:
- a CDS encoding NAD(+) kinase, with protein MQITHKTFRNIGLLGRPDKSSVVETLCLIHDHLVSRGLHPVFDQETAQLVPYTDPQTVSRALLGEIVDLVIVVGGDGSLLHAARALVHHNTPVIGVNRGRLGFLTDIKPSEVIFKLDQVLRGEFQLDRRFLLEMEIRSQGNIIYNAIALNDIVLHSGKSVHMIDFEMNIDGQYVYRQHSDGLIVSTPTGSTAYALSGGGPIVHPGMDAIVLVPMHPHTLSSRPIVVGGHSEIKLAIRENRVMPMVSADGQNSVSLNVGDCLHIRKYPFKLNLLHPPGYDFYMACRTKLGWNQDFDSFHQQD; from the coding sequence ATTGGCTTATTAGGACGTCCCGATAAATCCTCTGTTGTAGAGACCTTGTGTTTGATTCATGACCACCTGGTGAGTCGCGGTCTGCATCCGGTATTTGATCAGGAAACTGCACAGCTGGTGCCCTATACAGATCCGCAAACAGTCAGTCGGGCACTGCTGGGTGAAATTGTTGATCTGGTTATTGTCGTAGGTGGAGATGGTTCGCTGCTCCACGCAGCACGTGCTTTGGTCCATCACAATACACCAGTAATCGGTGTTAACCGTGGACGTTTAGGTTTTTTGACCGATATAAAACCCTCTGAAGTAATTTTTAAGCTGGATCAGGTGTTGCGTGGAGAATTCCAGCTGGATCGCCGTTTTCTTCTGGAAATGGAAATTCGGTCACAGGGCAATATCATCTATAATGCAATTGCTCTAAACGATATTGTGCTGCATTCAGGCAAGTCAGTTCATATGATCGATTTCGAGATGAATATTGATGGACAGTATGTCTATCGTCAGCATAGTGATGGACTGATTGTTTCTACCCCGACTGGTTCTACAGCTTACGCACTCTCAGGTGGTGGCCCGATTGTACATCCGGGAATGGATGCTATTGTATTGGTGCCAATGCATCCCCATACATTATCATCGCGTCCAATTGTTGTGGGCGGACATAGTGAAATTAAACTGGCTATACGTGAAAATCGTGTGATGCCAATGGTGAGTGCCGACGGTCAGAACAGCGTTTCCCTGAACGTCGGAGATTGCCTGCATATCCGTAAATATCCCTTCAAGTTAAATTTGCTGCATCCACCTGGTTATGACTTTTATATGGCATGTCGTACCAAGCTGGGCTGGAATCAGGATTTTGACTCTTTTCATCAACAGGATTGA
- a CDS encoding acyl-CoA dehydrogenase family protein: MQHDADLELFRDNFRRFMKEHIAPHYEQWERDGIMPRHVWNLLGENGFLCVDVPEEYGGYGVPTYYSLMLVEESARAGYSSLSTGISCHSEIAAPYILNIGSEEQKQYWLPKMVSGEVVGAIGMTEPGAGSDLQSMRTNAILQDDSYILNGSKTFISNGQHADLVVLAAKTDPQARAKGVSLLLLDTHLDGFKKGTNLDKIGLHSQDTSEMFFDNIKVPQNQLLGQPGQGFAYLMQELPRERTAIAATALGAIRGSIDVTTAYVQERQAFGQPIAQFQNTRFVLAQAKIDELATAAFYERNVELYQQGQLDVATAAALKSFSTDMQMKVADNLLQLFGGYGYMSEYPISRFFVDARIQRIYGGTNEIMKEIVARSLLGK; the protein is encoded by the coding sequence ATGCAGCATGATGCCGATCTGGAATTATTCCGTGATAACTTTAGACGTTTTATGAAAGAGCATATTGCACCCCATTATGAACAGTGGGAGCGTGACGGAATCATGCCACGGCATGTCTGGAACCTGTTAGGTGAAAATGGCTTTCTCTGTGTAGATGTACCTGAGGAATATGGCGGCTATGGCGTGCCTACCTATTATTCACTGATGTTGGTAGAAGAGTCAGCCCGGGCTGGTTATAGTTCACTATCGACAGGTATATCCTGTCATTCAGAAATTGCTGCTCCTTATATTCTGAATATTGGTAGTGAGGAACAGAAGCAGTACTGGTTACCTAAAATGGTGAGTGGTGAAGTGGTGGGTGCAATTGGCATGACTGAACCGGGGGCTGGTTCTGATTTGCAGTCAATGCGAACCAACGCAATTTTGCAAGATGACAGTTATATATTAAATGGTTCCAAAACCTTTATTTCTAATGGGCAGCACGCAGATCTGGTAGTATTGGCTGCTAAAACCGATCCACAAGCCCGAGCTAAAGGTGTTTCGCTTTTACTGCTTGATACCCATCTGGATGGTTTTAAGAAAGGAACCAATCTGGACAAGATCGGTTTGCATTCACAAGATACCTCAGAGATGTTCTTCGATAATATTAAAGTACCCCAAAACCAGTTACTTGGTCAGCCGGGGCAAGGCTTTGCTTATCTGATGCAGGAGTTGCCACGCGAGCGTACTGCGATAGCTGCTACTGCTCTGGGTGCTATACGGGGCAGTATTGATGTAACTACAGCTTATGTTCAGGAGCGCCAAGCTTTCGGTCAGCCGATCGCTCAATTCCAGAATACCCGCTTTGTACTGGCACAGGCCAAGATTGATGAATTGGCTACAGCTGCATTTTATGAGCGAAATGTAGAGCTCTATCAGCAGGGCCAGCTCGATGTTGCTACAGCTGCCGCTTTAAAAAGTTTTAGTACCGATATGCAGATGAAAGTTGCTGACAACTTGCTTCAGCTGTTTGGTGGTTATGGCTATATGTCCGAATATCCGATTTCACGTTTCTTTGTAGATGCCAGAATCCAGCGGATTTATGGTGGTACCAATGAAATCATGAAAGAGATCGTGGCGCGTAGCCTGCTTGGAAAATAA
- a CDS encoding glycosyl transferase family protein, with amino-acid sequence MNTRKNLYKEFEHPFAQYVRIIGKGKNGARSLTYEEAYQAFSMILKQEVLDVQLGAFLMLLRVKEESVDELAGFVQATRDQLNFAPLSVDLDWSSYAGKRKHYPWFLLAALTLAQSGYKVFMHGASGHTLNRLYTEQVLEYLGYSICQSEQDVQYELEQHNFAYLPLEAISPVLSDLISLRNVMGLRSPIHTLARLINPFNAKATLQAIFHPAYRSSHQQTASRLGYQNSAVIKGEGGEFERNPDARTLICGIKNSELYEYELPKLTQERSLAEEELNLEKFKAVWEGKQTHVYGETAVTETMGIALYTMGVCSTYDEAMLKAKELWATRHSS; translated from the coding sequence ATGAACACCCGTAAAAATCTTTATAAAGAGTTTGAGCATCCTTTTGCGCAATATGTCCGGATTATTGGCAAAGGAAAAAATGGTGCGAGGTCATTAACTTATGAAGAAGCCTATCAGGCATTCAGCATGATCCTCAAACAAGAAGTTCTGGATGTTCAGCTCGGTGCATTTCTGATGTTGTTACGTGTAAAAGAGGAATCTGTTGATGAGTTGGCAGGTTTTGTACAGGCTACCCGTGATCAGCTAAATTTTGCCCCTTTATCCGTTGATCTGGACTGGTCTTCATATGCCGGCAAACGAAAACATTATCCCTGGTTTCTGCTGGCAGCATTAACGCTTGCCCAGTCGGGTTATAAAGTATTTATGCATGGCGCATCAGGTCATACCCTTAACCGGCTCTATACTGAACAGGTGCTAGAATACTTAGGCTATTCCATCTGTCAAAGTGAACAGGATGTTCAATACGAACTCGAACAACATAATTTTGCCTATCTTCCCCTTGAGGCGATTTCCCCTGTCTTAAGTGATTTGATCTCGCTCAGAAATGTTATGGGCTTGCGTTCCCCTATTCATACATTGGCACGCCTGATTAATCCATTTAATGCCAAGGCTACATTACAGGCAATTTTCCATCCGGCTTATCGCAGTTCTCATCAGCAGACTGCATCACGGTTAGGCTACCAGAATAGCGCTGTCATCAAGGGTGAAGGTGGCGAATTTGAGCGTAACCCGGATGCGCGCACACTGATTTGTGGTATTAAAAATAGTGAGCTGTATGAATATGAACTGCCCAAACTGACACAGGAACGCAGCCTTGCTGAAGAAGAGTTAAATCTGGAGAAATTTAAAGCAGTCTGGGAAGGCAAACAAACTCATGTATATGGTGAAACAGCTGTCACAGAAACAATGGGAATTGCTTTATATACAATGGGTGTTTGTAGTACCTATGACGAAGCCATGTTAAAAGCTAAAGAACTATGGGCTACACGGCACTCTTCCTAA
- a CDS encoding dicarboxylate/amino acid:cation symporter, producing MAKKPIYKSLYFQVIIAIIAGVLVGHYFPSTTVLMNGVEQQVPGLGEQLKPLGDGFIRLIKMIIAPVIFCTVVSGIAGMESMKSVGKTGGVALLYFEIVSTIALLIGLLVINIAKPGVGMNVDPATLDTAGIQKYVASGESQSTVDFLLHIIPETVVGAFANGEILQVLLFAILFGFALHKLGDAGKPVLKFIDQISHVFFNIVNMIMKLAPIGAFGAMAFTIGKYGVGSLVQLGQLILCFYITCLLFIFIVLGTIARISGFSILKMIRLIREELLIVLGTSSSESVLPRMLKKLEIAGCEKSVVGLVIPTGYSFNLDGTSIYLTMAAIFIAQATNTQLDVTHQITLLLVLLISSKGAAGVTGSGFIVMAATLSAVGHIPVAGLALILGIDRFMSEARALTNLVGNSLATIVVAKWVGQLDKDKLNEALANPGEVDRQMLEQKAGHI from the coding sequence ATGGCTAAAAAACCGATTTATAAATCACTTTATTTTCAAGTGATTATTGCGATTATCGCAGGTGTTCTTGTGGGGCATTACTTCCCGAGTACTACTGTCCTCATGAATGGTGTTGAGCAGCAGGTACCAGGTTTGGGCGAACAGCTTAAGCCGTTAGGTGATGGCTTTATTCGTTTAATTAAGATGATTATTGCGCCTGTGATTTTCTGTACTGTGGTAAGTGGTATCGCAGGTATGGAAAGTATGAAGTCAGTGGGTAAGACTGGTGGTGTTGCCTTACTTTACTTCGAAATTGTCTCGACAATTGCCCTGCTGATTGGTCTGCTGGTAATTAATATTGCCAAGCCTGGCGTAGGTATGAATGTTGATCCGGCAACTCTGGATACTGCGGGTATTCAGAAATATGTCGCTTCGGGTGAGTCGCAATCTACAGTCGATTTTCTGCTGCATATTATTCCTGAGACTGTAGTTGGAGCATTTGCAAATGGTGAAATTCTTCAGGTATTACTCTTTGCTATCCTGTTTGGTTTTGCTTTGCACAAACTTGGTGATGCCGGTAAGCCAGTACTTAAGTTTATTGATCAAATCTCGCATGTGTTCTTTAACATTGTAAACATGATCATGAAGCTGGCTCCGATTGGTGCTTTCGGTGCAATGGCTTTTACTATTGGTAAATATGGTGTAGGTTCACTGGTTCAGCTTGGTCAGCTTATTCTCTGTTTCTATATTACCTGTCTGCTGTTTATTTTTATCGTGCTAGGAACCATTGCACGCATTAGCGGTTTCAGTATTCTTAAAATGATCCGCCTGATCCGTGAGGAGCTTCTGATTGTACTAGGTACATCTTCTTCCGAGTCAGTTTTACCGCGTATGCTGAAGAAACTGGAAATTGCAGGTTGTGAGAAGTCTGTAGTGGGTCTGGTTATTCCAACGGGTTATTCATTTAATCTGGACGGTACTTCAATTTACCTGACTATGGCCGCGATCTTTATTGCACAGGCGACCAATACCCAGCTGGATGTAACTCATCAAATTACCTTGCTGCTGGTTCTGCTGATTTCATCTAAAGGTGCAGCAGGGGTAACCGGTTCGGGCTTTATTGTTATGGCAGCAACCCTGTCTGCTGTAGGTCATATTCCTGTCGCTGGTCTGGCACTCATTCTGGGTATCGACCGTTTCATGTCTGAAGCGCGTGCCTTGACTAACCTGGTGGGTAATTCACTGGCAACTATTGTAGTTGCCAAATGGGTAGGCCAGCTAGACAAAGACAAGCTGAATGAAGCTCTGGCTAATCCGGGTGAGGTAGACCGTCAGATGCTTGAGCAGAAAGCAGGACATATTTAA
- a CDS encoding YeaC family protein produces MNIEQMLAVLNPEIVERLRTAVEIGKWPNGEPLTQEQRETCLQAVIAWEVKHLPEEERTGYINRGSKKEDEHCDSHEPQQDEEFKPIRFV; encoded by the coding sequence ATGAATATTGAACAGATGCTTGCCGTTTTAAATCCTGAGATTGTAGAACGTCTGAGAACTGCCGTTGAAATCGGCAAATGGCCAAATGGCGAGCCACTTACTCAGGAGCAACGTGAAACCTGTCTGCAGGCTGTGATTGCCTGGGAGGTTAAACACCTGCCTGAAGAGGAGCGCACTGGTTATATTAACCGTGGCAGCAAAAAAGAAGATGAGCACTGTGACTCACATGAGCCACAACAGGATGAAGAATTTAAACCGATTCGTTTTGTTTAA